One genomic window of Ictalurus punctatus breed USDA103 chromosome 23, Coco_2.0, whole genome shotgun sequence includes the following:
- the tbrg4 gene encoding FAST kinase domain-containing protein 4 codes for MASRFLSRCTRLLAICPQASSSASRLHTLTTHPLTEYPPWSQSLILPSIRHVSLAAGPVQADEPNITFTRTELDIRVEKATTPQEVLSLWAEQGGSANQAGMCLVQLSRLAVEKKDIDRANILQDPRCADLLEALNSQVNGVWNGTLVSVLRALSILGVPSTAAVMSSLQTEALWRLRRFNYRHLSSLADWASGWKSQGQGDELLTSVLKQLELRWTELNDPRTVTMLMTRAARLSPPLMEKLEDKALELAEKFSSEDIRRATLAVALQGRRSVPLLRALSYHLHQKPSSELSTPLLLDIVFAYGKLHFHQTQVCQRMAAELLPRLPEMSSTDVMRCSKSLAFLKWLHLPLFEGFTQHFVKNSEKYSTLQMCNLLMSFAKLNFQPSNKEPFFMKVHEALESSWQSLEPFVLTDVVWALCVFQQAKPEFIAAVTNPEFQSKVTGGSGARAENYTLKVLHIAASGQLESGIQNTVPLPAVLEKHDKPSLTPVQSTLHKALQILTENRTKALRKDISTMYGWNIDAEMVVDSENKPIDLENLEAPHLPGGGGTERLPQGARRLAFMAWEFPHFTSRSKDLLGRFAMQKRHLQLAGFLVVEVPYFEWLELKTDWQRVSYLKDKIGKAVAEDMAK; via the exons ATGGCCAGCAGGTTTTTGAGCCGGTGCACTCGCCTTTTGGCCATATGCCCTCAGGCCTCTTCATCCGCCAGCCGTCTTCATACGCTCACAACTCACCCACTCACAGAGTATCCACCCTGGTCCCAGTCCCTAATCCTGCCCTCCATCAGGCACGTGAGTCTGGCTGCTGGTCCAGTGCAGGCAGATGAGCCAAACATCACATTTACACGCACAGAACTGGATATTCGTGTCGAGAAAGCGACCACACCACAGGAAGTGTTGTCTTTGTGGGCGGAACAAGGCGGCTCTGCTAATCAAGCGGGCATGTGTCTGGTCCAACTGAGCCGattagcagtggaaaagaaagaTATCGACAGGGCGAATATCCTTCAGGACCCTCGCTGTGCGGATCTGCTAGAGGCTTTGAACTCTCAG gtGAACGGTGTCTGGAATGGCACACTGGTTTCTGTCTTGCGTGCTCTCTCCATTCTTGGTGTCCCTTCCACCGCTGCAGTGATGAGTTCTCTCCAGACGGAGGCACTGTGGAGGCTCCGACGCTTCAACTACCGCCACCTTTCCTCTCTGGCGGACTGGGCGTCAGGCTGGAAGAGTCAGGG ACAGGGAGATGAGCTACTGACGTCTGTGCTGAAGCAACTGGAGCTGCGCTGGACAGAGCTGAATGACCCACGTACAGTCACCATGCTTATGACCCGAGCCGCAAGACTCTCCCCTCCGCTCATGGAAAAGCTGGAAGAtaag GCCCTGGAGTTGGCTGAGAAGTTCAGCAGCGAGGACATCCGCAGGGCGACGTTAGCCGTGGCATTGCAGGGCCGCCGATCGGTGCCACTCTTGCGTGCTCTGTCCTACCACCTGCACCAGAAACCATCTTCTGAACTCAGTACACCACTGCTGCTGGACATTGTGTTTGCATATG GTAAGCTGCATTTCCACCAGACTCAAGTGTGCCAGAGAATGGCTGCTGAGCTTTTGCCCAGATTACCAGAGATGAGCTCCACTGATGTCATGCGCTGTTCAAAGTCTCTAGCCTTCCTGAAGTGGCTCCACCTGCCTTTGTTCGAGGGATTTACCCAG CACTTCGTGAAAAACAGTGAAAAGTACAGCACGTTACAGATGTGTAACCTCCTCATGTCCTTCGCCAAGCTCAACTTCCAGCCCAGTAACAAGGAGCCATTTTTCATGAAG gttcaTGAAGCTTTGGAAAGTTCCTGGCAGAGCTTGGAACCTTTTGTACTGACTGATGTAGTTTGGGCTCTCTGCGTGTTCCAGCAGGCCAAACCCGAGTTTATTGCAGCTGTTACAAATCCTGAGTTTCAGAGCAAAGTTACAG GTGGCAGTGGTGCTCGTGCAGAGAACTACACACTGAAGGTGCTTCATATTGCTGCCTCGGGACAGCTAGAATCTGGCATCCAAAACACTGTGCCCCTTCCAGCAGTCCTTGAAAAGCACGACAAGCCCAGCCTAACACCCGTTCAGAGCACCCTACACAAAGCCCTCCAGATCCTCACCGAAAATCGCACCAAAGCCCTGCGCAAAGACATCAGCACGATGTATGGGTGGAATATAG ATGCAGAAATGGTGGTGGATTCAGAGAATAAGCCCATAGacctggagaacctggaggcaCCACATTTACCTGGAGGGGGCGGCACAGAGCGCTTACCTCAGGGAGCACGAAG gtTGGCTTTCATGGCTTGGGAGTTCCCTCATTTTACCTCCAGGAGCAAAGATCTCCTGGGCCGCTTCGCCATGCAGAAGCGCCACCTGCAGCTGGCCGGGTTTCTGGTAGTGGAG GTTCCATACTTCGAGTGGCTAGAGTTGAAGACTGATTGGCAGCGAGTGTCCTATCTGAAGGATAAGATCGGGAAGGCTGTAGCTGAGGACATGGCTAAGTGA